The window TCCATGCCTTCTATTTGTTAATTGAGAGTTATCCTTCTTTAGGTTTGTTGCATCAGCTCGACAACTGGCAAAAGCCTTGGAAGTGCCATTAGTAAACGATCTAGGATATACTAAGAGATATGTACGGTGCCTTCAGGTGATTTCCTAAATTCTTTTAGGGTCATTGTGGCTCATGAATTTCCTTGGTGGTTGCTTAGTGTTAAATGTCATGAGTAGCGTGCATTTTCTATAATTAGTTCCATGACAGGATGTATGTCTggggtctcttaaaattttgaAGAGAACCTTTTGGTTTGAAATATTGTAGTGTCTTCGATTTGAGCTTTACTCGTTCattttcactttgtttttttctagagGAAAGtgttcttattttcttcttcattctcATTCGCCGTttagatttggatttttttccccAGTATTTGATGCATATGTGCTCTCCTATGCTGTCCTTTTGCTCATTGCAATGAATTTGTACCAAGTAGTCATGCCTAGACAGAATTGCCTTCCATAATATGGTTGCTCGTGAATCTTTGCTCAACTTTCTCAACTAGATCTTTCAGGTGTTAATTTATCTGTTATTTTTGGTATGATTGTACTTGAGGACATATTACATGATGAACATGGATGGCTCACTTTCCTACAAGATTTGGCAGTTGCTTTACCTTTTCAACAACTTTCATTATACTTTACTAAATTCCATTAGATACAACAGTTTAAGAGCTGATTTTGTACTGGAATATCATGATTTCTGTATGCTTCTAGCTTGCCTCTATgcaaatatgttttctttttacccCAGCTTACATTGTATTGCCTCATCCTCTATTCATTATAGTAATTAATATCCTCTATTCATTATAGTAATTAATATCCTCTATTCACTATAGATTAATTAATATCTCTATAATATATTGTGGCATTGATTTGCCACTGTAATTATAAATTTCCTTATCTACCATGGTTGTTTGAAATTGTGGCTTGGAAATATCTTTAGGTCTGAACTACTGGTTTTATTGCAACAAACAACTTTTGCAATGATCTGGGGTTGTAAATTTTTGATAATGTAATGAATGCTGGTTGAAGTTGGATGGCTTCTACCTGCTTATCCCATGCTTTAACAAATCTGTCACAAACAGCTGAAaatgatcttaattattttgtcaACATTTACCTATGAAGCTGAAaatgatcttaattattttgtcaACATTTACCTATGATTCCTTCAAGTCTGGATATGGCACTGAAAACATTTTTAACTGTAAGAATGTCAAATGGATAATGGTGATTTCAAGGATGTTTAATGAGGTTGCTGAATTTATCTGCtgtctaattgatttttttctctcataatAATTTGTTCCATATCATTGCAGATATCAGAAGTGGTAAATAGTATGAAAGACTTGATTGATTATAGCCGAGAAACAGGAACTGGACCAATGGGTATGTTTGATGAGTTCTTACTTGggctattattttattatttttacttttatgctGGTGATTTTTTGAAGGTGTCCCCGTGAATGTTTCCTGCAAAAATTCATGCCCATGGTGCTGTTGCTGTGATAATCATACTTATCACCATCATACCATACCTGTCCTATGTTGTCATAGTGGGCactgaattatttatttacttattttgttTCAGAGAGTTTGGCCAAGTTCCCTCGGAGGACAGGTTCTTCATCTGGGTTCCATAGTCAAGCTTCACAGCCTGAGggacagcagcagcagcaactgcAAACAATACCCCAGAACTCAAATAGTGATCGAAGTTCAGCCCAAGTCCCAATGCAAATCACTGCTAGCAATGGTATGGCTAGTGTAAATAACTCACTCACCACAGCATCTACAACCACGTCTGCCAGCACTATTGTGGGGCTTCTCCACCAAAATTCAATGAATTCAAGACACCAAAATTCTATGAATAATGCAAGCAGTCCCTATGGAGGAAACTCTGTTCAGATTCCATCTCCTGGTTCCTCTGGAACGATTCCACAGGCACAACCTAATCCTTCTCCTTTCCAGTCACCAActccctcatcatcaaataatcCTCCACAAACATCTCATAGTGCCTTGACAGCTTCCAATCATATTAGTTCCACAAATTCACCAGCAAACATTCCCTTGCAACAGCCAGCTCTTTCTGGTGAGGCTGACCATGGTGATTCTCAAAGCTCTGTCCAGAAAATCATACATGAAATCATGTTGTCCAACCAACTTAATGGAAATGGTGGAATGGTTGGGGTTGGTTCTTTGGTGAATGACGTGAAAAATGTTAATGGGATTTTGTCAACAGGCAACAATACGGTTCTCAATGGAGGAAATGGCCTGGTGGGAAATGGGACAGTCAATAGTTCTGGAATAGGGGGTGCTGGATATGGCACCATGGGTGGACTTGTGCAGTCTACAGTGGTCAATGGAATCAGAGCTGCAATGGGTAATAACTCTTTAATGAATGGTCGGATGGGTATGCCATCGATGGTACGAGACCAGAGCATGAATCATCAACATGATTTGGGGAACCAGCTGCCTAGTGGGCTAGGAGCAGTTAATGGGTTTAGTAATCTTCAGTTTGATTGGAAACCATCCCCTTGAAGGTTCTGTTAATTATACTGATGTCTCAACAGCTGCTTGTGCAGCACGAGTGTGGGCAGAATTTCATAAAAGATGGCATTACACGAAGGAATGGCTTGAGGGCTTGCTTCCCACTTTGTACTAAATTTTCGAGGAAAAGTAAAACATATAGCATAGTGTTTTatcaatgaaatattaaatcctCTTCGAGTTGCCTCATTAACTTTAATTGTTTTCCTAATTATGATTCTATACAGCCTCTTTTCTAACAGTCGTGGAATGAGGATTCAGGGAAGGAATAGCTTTTTGGTTGAGCTCTTTCCATGTGTATCCTGCTCATTTTCCAGTCTCATAATTCATGAAATAATGTCAAGTAGTGATGGATTAATTATAGCTACAAAGAATTTTCACCAGCTCAATTTTGAGCCAACGCATTTTGTTTTCCCGGGTTGTAAAATCTCTAGAATGGCGAAGCACGAGGAGTTGCAAATAAGGGGGGCTTGCTAGTGATGCCTTTAAACCGCTTGGCTGAAAACAAGCGGCGAGGCAGGGAAGCTAGTCAAGTGTTCGGTCTGTCTGTCATCAGATCTTGCCAACTGGCAACTAGTTTTTCTAGTATCGTGCCTAGCATTGATTAATCAAATTACCATAACGGTGACATTTCACTTAAAAACACGATCAGGAGCTGTGGCAAATCAAAATGAACATGGTGCAATCCAGATGAATTGCAAATTAAATAATGGACCTTTCAATGCGCTGCATGATACGCTTAAATGGGTTTCTGTACAGTTACAGATTAAGGGAAGAGAATTCATAAGGTGAAGAAAGAGTGATGCACATTGCATTATCAATTTGAACAAGAACTGAGTTCATAGTTACATTTACGCCATGCAAGAAAGTTTGAATTGCTATGCACTTGTAGCTCCATCATAGCTCCACATAGTTTGTTGTTTTCAAGCATCTATATACTTGTCTATGGAATTAGACAAGGTGGTCTTGGGCACTGCTCCAATAacactttctttcttctctcctttcttGAAAAACAGCACTGTCGGAATGCTTCTTATTCCATACTTTGTGGCAATATTAGGGCAGTCATCAGTGTTGACTTTGTAACAAGCTATCTTTCCTGCATATTCTTTTGCCAACTCCTCGACTACCGGTGCTATCATCTTACAAGGTCCGCACCATGGTGCCCAAAACTCCACAAGAACAGGGGTTTCGCTTCCAATCACAGTATCCCAGCTTGCATCTGTCGCTACTTGAACTGCACATTTCAAACATTTGCATGGATCAAATTTCAAGAATATTCATCCTCgtgaaaaaatagagagaattcTGTTGGATTTATTGAAGATTATACCCTTCCATGAAACACTGTCACTAGCAATTGCATAAGGAGATTCACGGCTAAGGACAATctaattttaactcaatttttgtTCACTTCCTTCAATAAGCAGGCGACACAGTTGCTAAAAAGGGATTAGCAAATATCGCTCCAAGTATAGTTCTCTCCATGATGTTCTAGCAAACAAGAGATGCATTAAAAGATATGAAGACAGAATTTGGCAAACCTGCATCTACAGCTTCACGAGCTTTGCAGACAACGCGGGATTTTTGGCATCTGCTTCTCAGTGAGCGAGGAAAGGATGAAGAAGGTGAAGACAACGATAAATTGGATGTGTTGGGTCCTTTACAGGTTGGCAATTGAAGCTTTTCCAGAGGAGCAAATGGATAGCAAACACCAGCTCTGGTGGTAGTACTCACTGAACTAACTTGGAAACAATTCTTCATAGCCATTCCTTCCTTCTCTCACTCTGGGGTGATGATATATTTCAAGTTATGGAGTTACGAGAGGATCATGAAAAAGAAGTAGTGGCTTTGGTCTCTCGGGCAAGAGTTCTTACaagatctttattttattttcaatttttaactcTCACTTCCCTTTAATTTCTGATCTCTAACTTTTCAGCGAGGATAGATAAACTGACAAAATCGTGAGGTGGTAAAAGGTTTGGTGTTCATGTGGATGACATTTTTATCAAGCGTACTCACAAgggaaaaaatctaaaagatcCAATATCTACGAGAAACATTATAGAGAATCCTCATTCCCTGCCTATACAAGCTCAGGATCATTGTTTAGATAAACAAGTTTCTACAAATGACATGACTATTCCTTATTgttaaaaacacaaaaccatTTCCGACCTAAAATTACCAAACCACAAAGCAAGATAATGCTTCTGCTACCTTGAGAGATGGGACTAAACATTAACATCAAGGATTAAGCTTCTTAATACGTTTTTAGAGGTCTGTAGTTCAAGGATTCAATCGCACTGAGctctttgattttcaaaaagaCAATTGGATCTTTCATATttgagtttatatatatgtatacatATGTATAGTTGGCatctcttttcaatttcattagaagtttgtgttaatgtcaaaattAACAGCTTAAAAAGACACGTTAATCGGttgagattttattcaatagtaaaaatattaaattgattgtgaattaaatttaatatatatttttaatttttttatgtgattatcACAATTTCATGAATcgagttataaattttatatattaatttgttttgatcaaaattGATCCAATATGTTACATTGAAGTATTTTAgttaaactatatattttttttataattgttcaaattgtttttgaatttgctTAGTCATCTAGGTTATATCGAATTAATTcgtatataatttatttttttaaaaaaacaagccaacaacatttaaatatttttttaaaaaagttgatctAACCAACAAAACATAGCATGATAAATAATCTAGTTGTGAGATAattgaagattttcaaaaaaatatttctcttttaaagtgtattcataaaataaaataaaacttat is drawn from Populus nigra chromosome 5, ddPopNigr1.1, whole genome shotgun sequence and contains these coding sequences:
- the LOC133693627 gene encoding thioredoxin M-type, chloroplastic-like, with the protein product MAMKNCFQVSSVSTTTRAGVCYPFAPLEKLQLPTCKGPNTSNLSLSSPSSSFPRSLRSRCQKSRVVCKAREAVDAVQVATDASWDTVIGSETPVLVEFWAPWCGPCKMIAPVVEELAKEYAGKIACYKVNTDDCPNIATKYGIRSIPTVLFFKKGEKKESVIGAVPKTTLSNSIDKYIDA